The proteins below are encoded in one region of Mangifera indica cultivar Alphonso chromosome 7, CATAS_Mindica_2.1, whole genome shotgun sequence:
- the LOC123220152 gene encoding uncharacterized protein LOC123220152 — MSLVTEEIRAKAEMYRGDEICKEKSQLLLREVGLPNGLLPLHDIEECGYVKETGFVWLKQKNSITHKFEKIGKLVSYATEVTAVVEPNKIKKLTGVKTKELLVWITLSDIYISDPSSGKITFQTPAGLNRSFPVSAFQIEEKEKDVKDKDKKEMNEAVRVKDV, encoded by the coding sequence ATGTCTCTTGTCACAGAAGAAATCAGGGCCAAGGCAGAGATGTACCGGGGAGACGAGATCTGTAAAGAGAAATCTCAGCTGTTGCTGAGGGAGGTAGGGTTGCCAAATGGGTTGTTGCCATTACATGACATTGAAGAATGTGGGTATGTGAAAGAGACAGGTTTTGTGTGGCTGAAACAGAAGAACAGCATAACCCACAAGTTTGAGAAGATTGGGAAGCTAGTGAGTTATGCAACTGAGGTCACTGCTGTTGTTGAACCCAACAAGATCAAGAAACTCACTGGGGTGAAGACCAAAGAGCTATTGGTTTGGATAACACTGagtgatatatatatttctgatCCATCAAGTGGGAAGATCACTTTTCAGACTCCTGCTGGGCTCAATAGGTCTTTCCCTGTTTCCGCTTTTCagattgaagagaaagagaaggatgTGAAGGACAAAGacaagaaggagatgaatgaaGCTGTGCGAGTTAAGGATGTGTAA
- the LOC123221370 gene encoding importin subunit alpha-4-like, with product MSLRPGTRTEVRKKGYKTGVDAEEARRRREDNLVEIRKNKREDNLLKKRREGLLLQSQPLFDASQNASAAIEKKLESIPLMVQGVWSDDPTSQLEATTQFRKLLSIERSPPIDEVIKAGVVPRFVEFLGRHDLPQLQFEAAWALTNVASGTSEHTGVVIDQGAVPMFVQLLSSGSDDVREQAVWALGNVAGDSPNCRDLVLANGALMPLLAQLNERSKLSMLRNATWTLSNFCRGKPPTPFDQVKPALPILQKLIHLNDEEVLTDACWALSYLSDGPNDKIQAVIEAGVCPRLVELLLHPSPTVLIPALRTVGNIVTGDDAQTQFVIDNRVLPCLYQLLTQNHKKSIKKEACWTISNITAGNRAQIQAVIEANIILPLVHLLQHAEFEIKKEAAWAISNATSGGSREQIQFLVSQGCIKPLCDLLVCPDPRIVTVCLEGLENILKVGEAVREMGMNDGINLYAQMIDECDGLDKIEQLQTHDNHEIYEKVVKILETYWAEEEEEVQNLPDGFALGNNEPSLPPGGFNFG from the exons ATGTCGTTGAGGCCTGGCACTCGGACTGAGGTGAGAAAGAAGGGCTACAAGACCGGCGTCGATGCGGAGGAGGCGCGCCGCCGGAGAGAGGACAATCTGGTAGAGATCAGAAAGAACAAAAGGGAAGATAATTTGTTGAAGAAGAGACGTGAAGGTCTCTTGCTTCAGTCTCAGCCACTTTTTGATGCCTCTCAAAACGCCTCCGCCGCCATTGAAAAGAAG TTGGAAAGTATTCCTTTGATGGTACAAGGAGTGTGGTCCGATGATCCTACATCACAGTTGGAGGCCACTACACAGTTTAGAAAGCTCTTATCAATTG AACGTAGCCCACCAATTGATGAAGTAATTAAAGCTGGTGTTGTACCTCGCTTTGTTGAGTTTCTTGGTAGGCATGATCTACCCCAATTACAA TTTGAAGCTGCATGGGCGTTGACCAATGTTGCATCGGGGACATCAGAGCATACAGGAGTTGTCATTGACCAGGGTGCTGTGCCTATGTTTGTGCAACTCCTTAGCTCTGGCAGTGATGATGTTAGAGAGCAG GCTGTTTGGGCTTTGGGCAATGTTGCTGGTGACTCCCCTAATTGTAGGGATCTTGTTCTCGCTAATGGTGCTCTCATGCCATTATTAGCCCAGCTAAATGAACGTTCAAAACTATCCATGCTGAGGAATGCTACATGGACTTTATCGAATTTCTGTCGTGGCAAGCCACCAACACCATTTGATCAG GTGAAGCCTGCTTTGCCAATTCTCCAAAAACTCATCCATTTGAATGATGAAGAAGTTCTAACAGATGCATGCTGGGCCCTCTCCTATCTTTCAGATGGTCCAAATGACAAAATTCAGGCTGTAATTGAAGCTGGTGTCTGTCCACGTCTTGTGGAGCTCTTGTT GCATCCATCACCCACGGTTCTGATACCTGCTCTTCGAACGGTAGGAAACATTGTTACTGGAGATGATGCACAAACTCAG TTTGTAATTGATAATAGAGTGCTCCCATGTCTGTATCAACTTCTTacacaaaatcacaaaaaaagcataaaaaaggAAGCTTGTTGGACGATCTCAAACATTACAGCTGGTAACAGAGCTCAAATACAG GCTGTTATTGAGGCCAATATTATCCTCCCTCTTGTACACCTTCTCCAACATGCAGAGTTTGAGATCAAGAAGGAGGCTGCATGGGCAATCTCTAATGCCACCTCTGGAGGTTCTCGTGAACAGATTCA ATTTCTGGTTAGTCAAGGATGCATCAAACCACTCTGCGATCTTCTGGTCTGTCCGGACCCTAGGATTGTAACAGTGTGCCTTGAAGGGCTTGAGAACATTTTGAAGGTGGGTGAGGCTGTCAGGGAAATGGGAATGAATGATGGAATTAATCTCTATGCCCAAATGATTGATGAGTGTGACGGATTAGATAAGATCGAGCAATTGCAGACCCATGACAACCATGAGATTTATGAGAAAGTCGTGAAGATTTTGGAGACATACTGGGCTGAGGAAGAAGAGGAGGTGCAGAATCTCCCAGATGGTTTTGCTTTGGGGAACAACGAGCCCAGCCTTCCACCTGGTGGCTTCAATTTTGGTTGA
- the LOC123219996 gene encoding uncharacterized protein LOC123219996 isoform X2, which yields MAWRQIINTKMTIPISSPTLFSRFFSKSSAPYLVKVGIPEFLDGIGKGVESHVVKLESEIGDFHKLLVIRTLKLKKLGIPCKHLLFSRQYKLSSI from the exons ATGGCGTGGAGGCAAATAATCAACACCAAGATGACGATACCCATTTCAAGTCCAACGTTGTTCTCTAGATTTTTCTCAAAGTCATCAGCCCCTTACCTCG TCAAGGTTGGAATACCAGAATTTCTGGATGGAATAGGGAAGGGGGTGGAATCCCATGTGGTCAAGCTTGAATCTGAGATTGGTGACTTTCATAAACTGCTTGTGATACGCACTCTTAAGCTCAAGAAACTTGGCATTCCCTGCAAGCAT TTACTATTTTCCAGACAGTATAAGCTGAGTTCCATATAA
- the LOC123219996 gene encoding uncharacterized protein LOC123219996 isoform X1, whose translation MAWRQIINTKMTIPISSPTLFSRFFSKSSAPYLVKVGIPEFLDGIGKGVESHVVKLESEIGDFHKLLVIRTLKLKKLGIPCKHRKLILKYTHKYRLGLWRPRAEPAKAK comes from the exons ATGGCGTGGAGGCAAATAATCAACACCAAGATGACGATACCCATTTCAAGTCCAACGTTGTTCTCTAGATTTTTCTCAAAGTCATCAGCCCCTTACCTCG TCAAGGTTGGAATACCAGAATTTCTGGATGGAATAGGGAAGGGGGTGGAATCCCATGTGGTCAAGCTTGAATCTGAGATTGGTGACTTTCATAAACTGCTTGTGATACGCACTCTTAAGCTCAAGAAACTTGGCATTCCCTGCAAGCAT AGAAAGCTGATATTGAAATACACCCACAAATATAGGCTGGGACTTTGGAGACCAAGAGCTGAACCTGCCAAAGCCAAATAA
- the LOC123219998 gene encoding uncharacterized protein LOC123219998 → MAWRQIINTKMTTPISSPTLFSRFFSKSSSPYLVKVGIPEFLNGIGKGVESHVAKLESEIGDFHKLLVIRTLKLKKLGIPCKHRKLILNHTHKYRLGLWRPRAEPAKAK, encoded by the exons ATGGCGTGGAGGCAAATAATCAACACCAAGATGACGACACCCATTTCAAGTCCAACATTGTTCTCTAGATTCTTCTCTAAGTCATCATCCCCTTACCTCG TCAAGGTTGGAATACCAGAGTTTCTGAATGGAATAGGGAAGGGGGTGGAATCCCATGTGGCCAAGCTTGAATCTGAGATTGGCGACTTTCATAAACTGCTTGTGATACGGACTCTTAAGCTCAAGAAACTTGGCATTCCCTGCAAGCAT AGAAAGCTGATATTGAACCACACCCACAAATATAGGCTGGGACTTTGGAGACCAAGAGCTGAACCTGCTAAAGCCAAATAA